CAGTGGCTCTCCACGTGCTCCTCAAACTTACTCTGGTCGTAGTTGGGTGGGAAGATGACCTCACAGAGGGGACATCGTTTCATGTCCATGCTGCGCGTGGGAAGTGGATGGCAGAAGAGAAAGAGGGGGAGAGAAAGCTCACGTTAATAAGCAGTCAAGCAAAGATGTGGGCAAAACAGGAGCACGGCTAATAAAGAGCATCCGTCTGATGCAACGTGGGTGGCCTGCTCTTCATCTGATGGGGTGGGGGGTGCTGCAGACGTCTTTACACACGTTAATACACAAGTTTAACACACTTGGAGAGTTTGGTTATTATCAAGGTGTGTTACCTGGGATCAAAGCAGAAGGCATTTTGTCCGTCGTTCACAAACGTGCTGTGAGTTTCAGTTACTGTGGGCTGTTCGCTGGTATTACCCTGAGAGAGCAGCAGAGACAGGGAGAGACGCAAAATggcattaaaataatcaaacacACATGATATAAATTAGAAGTACTGCATACTGCACATGGGAGAGAGAATATTACattattgttttgcttttcctCTGACTCCTCATGGCCCTCTGGCCGGCTGTGGTTGCGGGTAGGCTGGATACAGACCACATTGCTGTCCCAGGATGGCGGGCCTACAGGGGGCAGCCTAAGTGGCTGGTCATCTGAGAACTCATCCGCATCATCTGCAGGAGGATTTTCAGAGACACGGctactgtaaataaaagtcaATCATGTCTCCAATGTTTAGTGAAGACTTCTCAAAAGAAAACGAACCTTTTGAGTCCGAGATGGAGTAAGGGTTCCCAAAATGCAGCTTGCTGGGGCTCTGAGAAACCAACAGAGGGGTAGGGGTATCCTGTGCATACGGGACAGGGTACTGCAGGAATAAAGGCACACTGGACTGGAGGCTCTCCAGACTGGTTTTCTCACTGGTCCCCTGATCTCCCTTCCTGCTGCTGCCCTTCTGGAGCTCCTGACGCAAAAGTGGAATAGAAACAATTTCTTCACAACAGCAAAAACCACTGACAAAATGAAGTCCCGTCATGTGCATTAACATATATAGTGAGGACACTTTGTTTTAACATGTCTTTAAGATATAATCTTAATTTCCAGAAAAAAACTGATTGCATTCACAGCCCAGTACAACCACACACTaacctgctgctgaccatgGAGCAACTCCACTGGAGCCTAAAGCACTGCTTTTTCACTTGTTCCACTCAGATTCTATCCCGCTGGTCTCGGCATGAAACCGGCAGCCTTCCAGACAGAGAAGCTGCTTTTCTAACCTTTAGGCCATCGCTGCCCCATATCTGATTCTATCTCGGTGTGGCTCTCAAGCTAAAGAGGCAAAGCCGTACCATCCCAACGCAGagctgtgacttttttttttttggcttcttGTTGTGCTCACAAAAGCAGTTTAATTAACACCTTCATTAAAAAGAATTTTCTCACTTTCAAAGGGAACGggattctgtgtttttatgtcaGTAAGAGACGCCAAGTTAATTTACAGTCTAAACCTCAAATTGGGTCATTCTCCTCCTCTTAACTATAGCAGCATTACCTCAAAGCAACATTTTAGGTCAGTGAGGACCTTGCTGTGGCCTAAAGTAATGGAATGGAAAATAAGAAGTCATTTACTCTGCATCTACAATTAGAGGCATATTAAACACAGACCAGATTGGGAGAGGGGAAAATGGCAGGGGAATGGCACATTTCAGGCAATTTTTAAAATGGAAGAAGTCtataaaagagaaaatgaaagctgtcactaaccccctccagtttttccttctccttcATAACAAGCGCAAGTGTGTCCTTAAGCTCCTTTAGCTCCCGTCCCTTCTCAGCTACCTGGCTCTGTAGAAAGTAAAGGGCACAAAAGCAGAAGAATGAAGAAACACTTTATATACTTAAACTCTTGATGTGCTGCTGATTAAaaaatgtgtgagtgaaataCAGTCAGACCATAGTGCGTGACGTTAATTGATCACAGCCATAAAAGGCTTCTCTTTGCTGAGGACTGATTTATGCACAATACTGCTCAGAGCAAAACAACCTGCTTGAATTCCTGTGAGACACTAAGCAAATATCCGCCTGACCTGAGCCAAGCACAGCATTAGCCAAGCAACCAGAGATGACTCCTGTGAGCCAAGACTTGCTTGTCTCCAGAGCCTGAcataaacagcagtaaaatgtCGTCTCACAGATCGTCCCGCtcataaacaacactgtcagaGAAACTCTGTTCAAGGGGAGAGATAGCATCAAAGGCTTGATCCTTGAGCTATACCAGCCATACACAGCggtaaaaacacagaagagtCCAAAACAGGTCTGCTTTGAAGGAGAGCATCACCGGCAGCTGACAGCTCGGGCCGTTCTAAGTGTCTGCACTCTGCCTACACTAACCTTATAACGATCTTCCTCTGctgccagctgcagcttcaGGTTCTCGTTGGTCTTCAGTTGCTCTTTAAATTTCACTTCCATCTTGGCCAGCTCATCAGCAAACATGCAGCTACGCTCCTTCTCCTCCTAAAGGGCAACACATGATTCAGTTTTCATCACACCACAATATACacagaggagaaaaataaaagataaaaacactGCTCACAAGGTATCAGAGTGAGGTGCAGGACCTATAAACAGTAAATAAAAGATTCGTCTGCACCAGCTGAGATTTTTCCACGTACTTCAGTGTGCAATGTTTCTTTTACTCATACCACTGAACTACAAAAGTCTCTCACACGTTTGAACATCTTACTATGGGACAAAATAcggcaacaaaataaaacaaaataaacaaaaaaaaaaaaacgtttctTACCATCAGCATCTGCTtgcattttctgtatttgtCGTTCCTGTCCAACGCCTCTCTGCTGATGCCTTTCAGCTTCTCCTGGATGATGGCTTCCAACATTGGATCAGCAGAACCTGGACTTCCTATAGAGTTatgtttttattagtttgttattcttaaaaaaaataaataaaaataaaaaatctacaTACGTATCACCAAACTGCTAATGAACATAATTTAAAGAAACCAAGAGTTTAAAATAAAGCTAATGAAAAATAGAAGTTAACTGTCTAAGGAACTACACAACTGGGAAGCTCAAGATTTTGTTTTCTAAAGATAATTTTTCACTTCATAACTTGACTTGGGTACCTGGCACAGAAGTGTCTGGGCTCCCCGATGGAGGAACTGCCATCATTTCTTGGGCAGAGCTTCTCTTCAGCTCCTAAAGACGAGAAAAATGTGGTGAAgacataataacaacaacaaatgcagaaaaaaataaaataataacaatatttcACAAAAATTTTTACAATGTATTTTACAATGACATTTAAAGATGAAAATACATCTTATCTGTATAAAAtattgtgttgtgtgttttttatatatatatgtgaaagAATTAACACAGGCTTGAGCTACTTTTACTCAAAAGAATTtgtaaaaatccaaaataacaaaagacaaaaactgggAACAATTATACCAAGATTGAATTCTCCAGTTTCCATTTTTGATGTATTTacagtgaaattaaaataaactttatttattttatacagtCAGACTGAATgataatgaaaatgaatttgtcTGATGtgttaatttacatttgcaGCTTGCACTTCTTTCCAGTCAAGACTGGCAAAATGACTGAAGGCATCAACTAGTACAAGTGAGGCAGGCGTAGTGTTACAAAGATACAAATGGAAATTCTGTTCTTTCACTTGTTAGGACATGAATGCAGTATGTTGGCTGGTATCCGTGGGGACCTACCCCTTGCTGTTCAGAGAGTTTCAGCACTTGTTTTTGCAGTCGCTGACATTCCTTATATTTTTCCTTGTAGTGTTCTGCAGCCATGTGCAGCCGCAGCTTTAGATCCTCCACCtctctctgcagctctgctACAACAGCTGGGTCTGTAGCAGCTTCGTCCTCTGCTTTGGCCTGTTCATGTAAAACATTACAGCAGAACAGATCAGACCTCCGGCCAACTGCAAGGGCCACTGTAACAGTGCAGCGATAGAAAGGAAGTAACTTCCTGTGAGTCATCAACTATAATCACTATCACTGTTTATATTAAAGTGATTCTTTAGCATGAGACTAGTGGTCAATAAAAACAGCAAGTATGAGAAGATTTACAGCATCTTTCAAATGCagaagcagtttaaaaaaaacaaacaaaaaaactgtgtgGGAGAAAAGTTTTCTGTTTCCATTATTTTCATACCGTTAACTTTCTCACACAGTGCTCAACCAAACAGCGTACCTACACACAGCTGGACAATTATATACGATATgatttattatcttttatttctttatggtGACAAAATATTAAAAGCTATTGTGATCTAAATATATGACACAAAGGCAACACCCTCGTACATCAATTTTTGATGAAAGCTGATGTataattttgaaaaatgttacacttttgcatatttattatttaatgtgttattttagACGTTACCAGACATTCATCCTTGTTCTTGATCTGCTTGTTTACCATGATATTAAATACGCTTAACTTCAAATGAAGCTCTTTTAAACACAAAAGGCTGTCCGGCTATTTGAATTTCACTCTTACTGCTTCCTGCGTGGCCTCTGCCTTCATCTGCTCCACCAGGCATTCCAGGCGGACGCACTGGGCCTGAGCTTCGGCCTTGGCTTGGCGGAGGTTGTCAGCCTCAAGTTTAATGCGGTACAGTTCAGACATGGTACGATCGCGTGCACTGGAGGCGTCTCTCAGCTCGGCAGCCAGCAAAGAGGACTGCTGCTGGTTAGCCTGGAGCTGTTCCTCCTTCTGCCGCAGCTGCTCCTTCAGGGCTTTCACATCTCCCTGCAAGAAGTAAACACATTTAAGGCGACTGGTTCTCATTTCTCTTTAAAGATCAGTTATTACATCTCAGTTCTCCTCTTCCTATTCTTTCTACTGGAAATCTTTAAACTCCATATGATATAATAATGAA
This sequence is a window from Oreochromis aureus strain Israel breed Guangdong linkage group 11, ZZ_aureus, whole genome shotgun sequence. Protein-coding genes within it:
- the tax1bp1b gene encoding tax1-binding protein 1 homolog B; its protein translation is MALLLDRTLLSNNMDTSNFAHVIFQNVGKSYLPHAALECHYTLTQFIKPHPKDWVGIFKVGWSTARDYYTFLWSPLPENYVEGTAVNRTVVFQGYYVPNDDGEFYQFCYVTHKGEIRGASTPFQFRASSPTEDELLTVEDECNSDILVVTTKAGILEQKVEEVQREKDELLKNMALLQQEKEQLEAEKESLQKECDQEKENCAQLRRENQEVQHSSQALLEEKEEVKRRLEEATARIIQLEEDLIGVTQKGIQKETELDSLKDRLKKLTAEKEVLESHLKNEKDEKELYKIHLKNRELENTKLSAELQMLKSVDVNKENTIAQFKEEVGRLQACLTEKDKQYKEILAKVSTLGDVKALKEQLRQKEEQLQANQQQSSLLAAELRDASSARDRTMSELYRIKLEADNLRQAKAEAQAQCVRLECLVEQMKAEATQEAAKAEDEAATDPAVVAELQREVEDLKLRLHMAAEHYKEKYKECQRLQKQVLKLSEQQGELKRSSAQEMMAVPPSGSPDTSVPGSPGSADPMLEAIIQEKLKGISREALDRNDKYRKCKQMLMEEKERSCMFADELAKMEVKFKEQLKTNENLKLQLAAEEDRYKSQVAEKGRELKELKDTLALVMKEKEKLEGELQKGSSRKGDQGTSEKTSLESLQSSVPLFLQYPVPYAQDTPTPLLVSQSPSKLHFGNPYSISDSKDDADEFSDDQPLRLPPVGPPSWDSNVVCIQPTRNHSRPEGHEESEEKQNNNGNTSEQPTVTETHSTFVNDGQNAFCFDPSMDMKRCPLCEVIFPPNYDQSKFEEHVESHWKICPMCSEQFPLDCDQKVFENHVLTHFDSHPLNFD